In one window of Bombus fervidus isolate BK054 chromosome 4, iyBomFerv1, whole genome shotgun sequence DNA:
- the LOC141445749 gene encoding putative SERF-like protein — MTRGNQRELARAKNMKKTVKKSAAEQDSNKGLSLEQRKARDAERMREKQLKKQQEQQEKVKQGAR; from the exons ATGACCC GTGGAAATCAGCGAGAGTTAGCAAGAgccaaaaatatgaaaaaaactGTTAAAAAATCTGCAGCTGAACAAGACAGCAATAAGGGTCTTTCATTAGAACAACGAAAAGCacg aGATGCAGAACGAATGAGAGAGAAACAACTAAAGAAACAACAAGAGCAGCAAGAGAAAGTAAAGCAGGGTGCGAGATAA